In uncultured Desulfobacter sp., one DNA window encodes the following:
- the coaBC gene encoding bifunctional phosphopantothenoylcysteine decarboxylase/phosphopantothenate--cysteine ligase CoaBC — translation MTLDGKHIFLGVTGGIAAYKCVELLRLFKKSGADVVVGMTQAAARFVGPTTFEVLSENPVLLDLWEGPGSGVAHIEVASKSDLAVIAPATANCIGKLAHGIADDALTTTMLAMTCPILICPSMNTDMYQNIRVQKNLDLLEETGIHILDPDSGALACKTTGAGRLPEPWFIFDRACALFYKNDLKGKTVLVSAGPTVEPIDPVRFISNHSSGKMGYAVAGAAEKRGANVVLVSGPVSLNPPVGVTCVSVGSCDQMYDAMFDHLDQADIIIKVAAVGDFKPISVQGHKIKKTGDQDHMTLELTQNRDILKAIGLKKRKDQYLVGFAAETRDLETYAVGKMEKKQLDMIAANIVGKSGSGFKADTNKVKLFTRDGQVTDLPLMTKEKVAHAILDAVVQAIS, via the coding sequence ATGACATTAGATGGTAAACACATTTTTTTAGGTGTGACCGGCGGAATTGCCGCGTATAAATGTGTTGAACTGCTTCGACTTTTCAAAAAGTCCGGGGCTGATGTGGTTGTGGGCATGACCCAGGCTGCCGCTCGGTTTGTGGGGCCTACTACTTTTGAAGTCCTCTCTGAAAATCCGGTGCTGTTGGATTTGTGGGAAGGTCCCGGCTCCGGAGTTGCCCATATTGAAGTGGCGTCTAAGTCGGATCTTGCCGTCATCGCACCTGCCACAGCTAACTGCATCGGTAAGCTGGCTCACGGTATTGCCGACGATGCCTTGACCACCACAATGCTGGCCATGACCTGCCCGATTTTGATCTGTCCGTCTATGAATACGGACATGTACCAGAATATAAGGGTGCAAAAAAATTTGGATCTGCTGGAAGAAACAGGTATTCATATCCTGGACCCGGATTCAGGGGCCCTTGCCTGTAAAACCACAGGTGCCGGACGTCTGCCTGAGCCCTGGTTCATTTTTGACCGGGCCTGTGCACTTTTTTACAAGAATGATCTTAAAGGCAAAACCGTTCTTGTATCTGCCGGTCCCACGGTGGAACCCATTGACCCGGTACGGTTTATAAGCAACCACTCTTCGGGTAAAATGGGATACGCCGTTGCCGGAGCTGCGGAAAAAAGAGGGGCAAATGTCGTACTGGTGTCCGGCCCTGTCAGCCTTAATCCACCTGTCGGTGTGACGTGTGTCTCTGTGGGATCCTGCGACCAGATGTATGATGCCATGTTTGATCACCTGGATCAGGCCGACATCATTATTAAAGTGGCGGCTGTGGGGGACTTTAAACCTATTTCCGTTCAGGGTCATAAGATTAAAAAAACCGGGGATCAGGATCATATGACTCTTGAATTGACTCAAAATAGGGATATTTTAAAAGCCATTGGGCTCAAGAAGAGAAAAGATCAATATCTGGTCGGTTTTGCTGCGGAGACCCGTGACCTTGAAACCTATGCCGTGGGCAAGATGGAAAAAAAACAGCTGGACATGATTGCCGCTAATATTGTGGGCAAAAGCGGTTCCGGTTTTAAAGCGGACACCAATAAAGTCAAACTGTTTACCCGGGACGGTCAAGTAACGGATTTGCCTTTGATGACCAAGGAGAAGGTGGCCCACGCCATTCTGGATGCGGTTGTCCAGGCGATTTCTTAA
- a CDS encoding uracil-DNA glycosylase, which yields MDDFNGKSVQTSSCGQGLVQTLNALSQFLKFQKRLGNHAITLGQEATRIIDTWGTPSWPPPPFVAQGPEDASIVLVDSEGSFFEGEAGTLLVKMLAAMHLAPSDVYICNVVDNGVLTRHLSAHKPSAVVAFGQKACQMIKKTNEPLATVRGHFFQCHGVPVMATHHPSSLVKTPALKRQAWEDLKQVMACTGLDRHDP from the coding sequence ATGGATGATTTTAATGGGAAATCTGTCCAAACTTCGAGTTGCGGTCAAGGGCTTGTCCAGACACTTAATGCGTTAAGTCAGTTTCTGAAATTTCAAAAACGCTTGGGTAACCACGCCATAACCCTGGGTCAGGAGGCTACTCGCATTATTGACACATGGGGAACGCCTTCATGGCCGCCCCCGCCCTTTGTGGCCCAGGGGCCTGAAGATGCCTCTATCGTATTGGTGGACAGTGAGGGAAGCTTTTTTGAGGGAGAGGCCGGCACGCTTTTAGTAAAGATGCTTGCAGCCATGCACCTTGCACCTTCAGATGTGTATATCTGTAATGTTGTTGACAATGGGGTGCTTACCCGTCATCTGTCTGCGCACAAACCGAGCGCCGTGGTGGCGTTTGGGCAAAAGGCCTGTCAGATGATAAAAAAAACAAATGAACCCCTGGCAACGGTTCGGGGACATTTTTTTCAATGCCACGGGGTACCGGTCATGGCCACACACCATCCTTCATCTCTTGTGAAAACCCCTGCGCTGAAACGTCAGGCCTGGGAAGATCTTAAGCAGGTCATGGCCTGTACAGGATTGGACCGCCATGATCCTTGA
- the thiC gene encoding phosphomethylpyrimidine synthase ThiC translates to MSQSYTTQMDAARKGILTPQMEQVLANESISKEELMEGLAQGRIAIPANRHHLNLKAAGVGKGLKTKINVNLGVSKDVCCFDSEINKAQLAVDYQADAVMDLSVSGETEKFRKRLVEQIPVMIGTVPIYDTLTRTGKPTEEITLDEWFETVEIHAANGIDFITIHAGLNQKCAQSVKTNPRLCGIVSRGGSILFEWMEKTGNENPFYEHFDRLLDICQAHDVCISLGDGLRPGAIKDSTDAPQIQELITLGELTKRAWKKNVQVMIEGPGHVPLHEVEMNMKLQKKLCHNAPFYVLGPLVTDIAPGYDHITSAIGGALAAMHGADFLCYVTPAEHLRLPTADDVKEGIMASRIAAHAGDLAKGLKGAELVDHKMSKARGELDWDGQFDCAIDPEKARAYRKSSEPDEKEVCTMCGDFCAVKRTANLLKQQVSS, encoded by the coding sequence ATGTCACAGTCATATACGACCCAGATGGATGCAGCCAGAAAAGGTATTCTCACCCCGCAGATGGAGCAGGTGCTTGCCAATGAATCCATTTCAAAAGAGGAACTCATGGAAGGCCTTGCCCAGGGCCGAATTGCTATTCCTGCCAATCGACATCATTTAAACCTGAAAGCGGCAGGTGTGGGAAAAGGGCTTAAGACTAAGATTAACGTTAATTTAGGCGTATCCAAAGATGTCTGCTGTTTTGATTCGGAAATAAATAAAGCGCAACTGGCTGTCGATTACCAGGCAGATGCCGTTATGGACCTGAGTGTGTCCGGCGAGACCGAAAAGTTTCGTAAACGTCTGGTAGAACAGATCCCTGTAATGATCGGTACGGTGCCTATCTATGATACGTTAACCCGTACCGGAAAGCCCACAGAGGAAATCACTCTGGATGAGTGGTTTGAAACCGTTGAGATCCATGCCGCCAACGGGATTGATTTCATTACCATCCATGCCGGGCTTAATCAAAAATGCGCCCAAAGCGTTAAGACGAACCCCCGGTTGTGCGGCATTGTCAGTCGGGGCGGGTCTATCCTGTTCGAATGGATGGAAAAAACCGGCAATGAAAATCCTTTTTATGAACACTTTGACCGGCTCCTGGACATTTGTCAGGCCCATGATGTCTGCATCAGCTTGGGGGATGGACTTCGGCCCGGTGCCATCAAGGATTCAACAGACGCTCCCCAGATCCAGGAGCTGATCACCCTGGGAGAGTTGACCAAACGGGCTTGGAAAAAAAATGTACAGGTTATGATTGAGGGGCCGGGGCATGTGCCGTTGCATGAGGTGGAAATGAATATGAAACTTCAGAAAAAGCTTTGCCACAATGCTCCGTTTTATGTGCTTGGTCCCTTGGTTACCGACATTGCCCCAGGCTATGATCATATTACGTCAGCCATCGGTGGTGCCTTGGCTGCCATGCATGGCGCTGACTTTTTATGTTACGTTACCCCGGCTGAACATCTGCGGCTGCCCACTGCAGATGATGTTAAGGAAGGGATTATGGCATCCCGGATTGCCGCCCATGCCGGAGATCTGGCTAAAGGCCTTAAAGGAGCCGAGCTTGTCGACCATAAAATGAGTAAGGCCCGGGGGGAATTGGACTGGGATGGACAGTTCGACTGCGCCATAGATCCGGAAAAAGCCAGGGCATACCGCAAGTCATCCGAGCCCGATGAAAAAGAGGTTTGCACCATGTGTGGTGATTTTTGTGCGGTTAAGCGTACGGCGAATCTGCTTAAACAGCAGGTTTCATCCTGA